A segment of the Onychomys torridus chromosome 16, mOncTor1.1, whole genome shotgun sequence genome:
agaagatgttaaggtaccggtaagccacgaaccacgtggcaacttagagattaatagaaatggcttaatttaaggtataagaacaactagttagaagcctgagccactaagccaaacagtttaaaatatataagcacctgtgtgtttattttataagtgggctgccgGACTCGTGGGCTTggagggacctggagagaaactctccagctatatCTAAATATCAGGCTCTGTATATCTCAGCTGAgcccctttttccttctttctggatAAATCACCAGTCACCGTGGCCTTCAAAACTACCCTTGTCATCCAAATGTCAATGATGCCCAAATGAGTCTCTCCAGTCTGGTGATCCTCCCTCAGAGCACGCATCTACAACTACCATCTAGACACCTCCAATCTTCCTGTCTTGTGAGCAGCTCTAGCCTGTCTGTCCAGGCTCTCTCTCCCATACCCAtggcacccacccccacccttgccTGACCAAATAGCGTTACCTGGTGGCTCACTGCTCTCTGATCTCATTATCAGCCCTGTCCAAAATCAGAGAGGGTTATATGTCACTGCTGCTTACCAACTCATCACTGGAATTTCTCCCAAGGTCTGGTTCTCTTCAGCCCTTGGCTGCAGGTTTTCTTTATTGAACTGCCATTTGCTATCCCTGAGATAGTCTCTACCTCAGCCTAAGGAGGAAATATCGGTCCCCTGGCCTAGCGTCACTAAGTGTTTCTGTCTCTAGCCTGTGTGTGCTCTCAGTGCCCAGGTAGCCGGGCATGGCCAGATGGAACCACTGCAATCTCAGAGGCAGTGTGGGAAAGTGGAAGCCTCGACTCAGGACACCCAAAGAGCCTAAGTAAGTCGTTCCACCCCTCAGTTTTAAAAGAAGGGTGAAGATTTGGGGATCCCTGCTCCTCAGTCCCTTCCAGTGTGCACATAGGAAGGGGACTGTGGGACATCTGGGCTAAAGAGTGCTAGGATTTTCTCCACCACAGGACTCCCTGGGCCTCCAGGATGTTCTAAGAGAGACGCTTTTCCAGCCAAGGAATCCTTTATCACAGAGTGTGCCAGTGCACTGTGCTCATGGTGGCACTTTGAACTCAGGGAACCAGCAGCCCTGAGGTTTTAGCAGTTTCCTGTCCATCTCTGTGCAGTCAACTTTGTAGGGTACAAACTCTCAGGCTGTCAGATGCCATGGGGACCAGCGCCCTGTGATGGAGCACTGTTTCCAAGACCTTCCTAGTTCCTACaaatgaaagcagaaaaagaaaatggatgtctgtgcaccccagccttcctcctaGAAGCAAGTGAGGCCACACAAGCTCTCCCCAGAGGGCTCCAAGGATAAATTAGCCAGCACCTGCCCCTTTGGTTACACTCAGTGATGGTGAGTCAATGCCTTGGTTCAGAGCTGGAGTTCTGCAGTTGTCCCACAGAGCCCAAAGggagagacaaaggcagagagcCCTGAGGGGGACCATATGGGTCCCTGGGGAGAAGGGCACAGAGAATACTTGAAGAGCTGGTGTAAGTCACAATGCTCTTTATTGACAACAGAATAGATGGGCCTGGGACTGTGTGTATATATCCATCACTTCCACTAAGGGAGGGGATACTGTGAGGGAAGCAGAAGATGGCAGCTGAGGTCACACCAGGACAATCATAGGCACAGACTGGCACCAGGGAGAGGAACACTTGTAATCTTCACATGGGCTCCACCAGGGATCTGATGGAAGAGCCAAGGGCTGCCAGCCTTCCAGCCCCAGAAAACTGCTCTCTTGAGAAGAGAATAGACTGCTGGGGGGTGATGCTGATTTGTGTGGGGAGCAGATGAAGAGAGGTACTCTGGGGTGGCCAGGATGTTGGCAAGCTCTTTATTTGGAGTAGTGCCTGGAGGACTGAGAGAGATTGTCACTGCCACCTCCATTGTTGCTTGAGCTGACGCCTCTACCACGGACTCCAAGACTACCCCCGGAGCCACGGTCAAAGCTGCTGCCGCCACCAAAGCCACTGCCACCAAACTCGCTGCCAAATCTACTGCCATTGCTGCTTACCAGGCGAACGTCACTTCCTGTGCCATGTCCAGCGCCAAAGCCACTTCCGTAACCGCTTGacaaggctgctgctgctgctgctgttgttgttgaccACAGCGGTGGGGAAGACAGGGCCACAGTCAGCACCCTGGCATCCACTTCACTGAATTATAAATAACCAGACCCAGGGAGATCGGCAGTGATCATGACAGCTGTGCACTTGACATTAACTAGGAGGCATTCTAGTGCCATTGGCTATTAACTCCATGCAGCAAGTCAATTCAAATAACAAAATGGTTCCTTCTACACGCCGTCAACTCTACTGttcgcttgtttgtttgtttgctcgtttgtttgtttttgagacaggatctcactatgtagccctggctggccttgaactcacagagatccacctgtctctgcctcccaagtgctgggcttgaaGGTACCCATCAGCACACCCTGTCATCAACTCTATTCTTCCTCTATGCTGCTGGagcctgaacccagggcttcacccaTGCTTGGTaagagttctaccactgagccacatccccaggccAATATGATCAATCCTTGGTGACACACTATAAGGTTACACAGTGTCTGAAATTTTCCCCACTGGCCATTTGAAAGTGCCCTAAGGGCTATAAGATGTCTCAGGAAGAAAAGGGGCTTCtcagcaagcctgatgacctgagactCTACGTGATATGACATGGAAGACATGACTCCCACAAGTTTCTCTCTGACTTTTACTTagccatgtgcacacacagagagacacacatacaatacataaacactaaaaaaaaaaaaaatcataaatatgtaTGGGAGGATCTGAGCCCAGAACAATGAGAAAAGCCAATCCATTGCCACTCCATTCCCAGAATGCCCCCATAACTTCCATAGGAACTGTGCTGGATAGATTTATTatcaactcgacacaagctagagtcatcagaggagagaacctcagttgagaaaaagcctccataagatcaggctgcaggcaagtctgtaagGCATGCCCTTAATTAGTGACTTATGAGAAAGAgcccagcccatagtgggtggggccatccatgggctggtggtcctggtttccctaagaaagcaggctgagcaagccataagtaacaaaccagtaagcagcatactccatggcctctgcatcagctcctgcctctaggttcctgccctgcttgaattcctgccctgacttccttcagtgcttgactatgatgtggaagtgtgagccaaataaacccttccctcctcaacttgctttggtcgtggtgttccatcacagcaatagtgaccccaACAAAAAAAGGAACTTGTCTAAATTAGTTGCTACTTCATGTATTAGTAGAAATATTTGAGAAGCAGCCTTTATCATGAAGACTTGGGCTACTTACAGATGCTCTGGTACCCTCCGGACATCCTGtttgagaaagcaagaaagaaggaTCCATCACACAGTAGGTCCACAACAAGGCCATGGGTCGAGGTAATAACTAGTTGCTATAACTGAACTCAAGAACCTGGGAGGCTTCACCCACATGGCTCTGCACCATAATAAGAAAGCTGTGCACACTGGTTGCATAGACAGCTAGGTTACCATGGAGGGAGCAGACTGGGAAATACACAGGCTAAGGGAAGAAGTCTTTGTGGAAGGACTCTGTTGTCACTCACTTGGTTACTTGTGTGGTCCTCAAACTATGACAGGAAGATGAGACGGAGCTCACCTGTACTCGGCACCCTCCAGCAGCTGGTGGTAGGCAGCAATCTCCATATCCAAGTTTACCGTGGCATCCAACAGTTCATTGTAGTCTCTCTGCAGCCCAGCCAGGTCATCTTTGCCCTTCTTCAGGGCAGCCTGTGAGTCTTGAAGCTTGGTATTGGCATCCCTGGTTGCTGTCTCACCACACTGCTTAGCTTTCATGAGGGACTTAGACAGCTTTTCATTCTGAAATTGGTGGGGAGGAGCAGAATGAGCCTAATAGGATGGTCCCAGGCTCTCTGCAACCAAAAATGGACTATCCCATCTTAAAGTTGGGGAAGGACACAATTCTCCTAATTGTCTTTATCTTCTCTATCCATGGGGATGTTTTCTCACTGTTAGCTAGCCTTCCCAGAGGGCCATCTGTCTTCAAAATCCCCTTCTTTGCTATGAGTCCTAAGGTACCCCACCCCAGCAACAGTAAGCCCAAGCAATAGCATCCAAGTCATTCCACCTGCTTCTTGGcattctccatctcttcctgTAACCTCTGGATAACCCTGTTGATGTCTGTCATCTGGCCCTTGATGCTCCTCAGGTCATTTGCATGCCTGCCAGCTGTGGTCTGGAGCTCCCCCAACTAGAcagcagaagagaaaaaggaatactAAATGCAACTGTTCCTAACCAGTTTCTATACCCCCACACCACTCACCAAACTTTGAGATGCCAAGaagcatttattaaaataatattcaatatCATTTTAATGAACCAAGGAGAGGCATCTCCAAGGCAGCAAGGAAGAAGACATCTGGGCTATTGTACTAGAAGATTCTTCCACCTTGTAGGCCCTGAGCAAGCTAGAAATGGTCCCATACAGCCTGGAAGGTGATAATATAAAACATTGTACAACAAACAACCATCAAATGGATGACTCCAGAAAATAGACAAATATGGATTCTTCCAGGGACCCCTCCACAGCTGTCTCACAAGGCAATAGCTTCTCTAACTCCTAGTGAAGCCCATAGGAAGTACCTGACACCCACCTTGGTCTGGTACAGCAACTCAGCCTCCACCTTGTCCCTCTGAGCTATCCCTTCAAACTGGGTACGGATCCCAAAAATGATGCTGTGCAAGTCCAGGCTGTAGTTCTTGTCCATGGAGAGGACCACAGATGTGTCACTGACACCGTTCTGCGACTGGGATGCTTCCTGCCAACACAGAAGGGGCTCACTCACTTTCAGGACCACTGGAACAACAATCCCATTCGCTGACCCTTAGCTCTGAATGTGTGTGGTCCAGCTGCCCCAGATGTTCAGAGAGCTCCATGTCTGCAGCCCACCCTGCTGAGCTGCTACAGGGGGCTTCATCTCTAGGTTCATCCAGACAGTCAGTCTCCCAGGGCCTTGGTACCAAAAATACCAGGCTCACGTCTGAAAGCAttaccccttccctctctcctgcaTTCTCACCTCAAAGAGATGCCTCAGAAAGTTGATTTCTTTTATCAGAATATACACATTGGCCTGAAGCTTCATCTTGGCCTGGTGGGCAGAGTCCACATCCTGAGAAAAGCAGGTACACAAGGCCTGATTACTCCAAGGGACAAAACGCAAGCTGCAATTGCAACAGCCGAGCTTGGAGGGGGTGGAGGAATCTGGCTAGGCCGACGTGGAGGTTCTCATTCAAACACGGGCTCCACATGAAGGCTGCTTTCATAGCTCACAGGAACGGGGTAAATGCAGCCCTCCAAAGCTCAAGGCCAGTGGACTGATTCCTCAAGACCTTCAAAAGAAGCACCCGGTTGCTTCTGTCTAGGCCAGTGGTTTGAACCCAGCAGTAAAGCAAGCAGGGGAATGTGCCTTCCAGCCAAGACCCTGTGTGACACACCCCAGGGAGTTCTCACTAGTCCCCACCTCCTTCAGAGTCACAAAGTCCTTCTCAGCAGCCTTTCGTTTGTTGATTTCACCCTCGTATCTGTGAACATAAAAGTGAACTTGCTTGATTTGTTTTGTCTGGgatggtttggtttgggttgcttttattttttttggtgagGGGGGGCGTATAACATGTGGGGGAAGGCACTtgtatgccacagcacacatgtggaggtcagaggacaaccttgaccCATCTTTTCTTTATAGGTTATATGACATAGGGTCTCTCTTTGCAGCTGTGTATGCCAGGTAAGCTGACCTTGAGTGTCTAGGGATTCACGTGTCTCCCTCCACCATAGATCCCTGGTGATATAGACACATGTCACTGGCTTTCATGTGGCTCCTGGGGATCCAAGTTCAAGTCCTCATGACCGTATTACAAATGCTTTACTCACTGACCTGTCTCCTCAGACCCTCATCTCCTCACACCCTCATCTCCTCACACCCTCATCTCCTCATCTCCTCAGACCCTCATCTCCTCAGACCCTGGGCTTACTTTTGAGTTAATCATAAACTCCACTGCTCTCTGTTCCCGCCCGGCCTGACCTTCCTGGTGAGCGCCTCCAATTCACTGCTTCTGTGCTAGTGAGGGGACCTGTGACTAGTGAgtcacacccatctgcccagaAAAAAAACTGTCTTGGTTTTAGCGCTGAAAGTCCTGTGTTCCAGGAAAGCCCCCCAGTCCAGGGCAAACCTCCAGAGCTACAAGTTACCATCCCATGAGCTGCCTCAGAATCTTTCACATCCTAGAACTAGGATCAACCATGAGGAAGTGCTTCAACTCTAATAAACCCTTGCAACAAGTTCTCTGTGTAGACTATATAGTGCTTGGAGAAGGAAAGGGGCAGGGGCCTAATGAACCCTACTGTCCCCGTGGAAGTAAGAGAAGGGAAACACACTAGGTAACACCACTGCACAGTAGTCAGAGCTCAGGCAGTACCAAGACTCTGGGAGGAGTGGCCTATGACATCTACTCGCTCCCACTTGTCACTCACTTCTTTGCGTAGTCTGCCACTGTGCTCTGCACGTCCCTCAGCTCTAAATCCAGGTGGCCTATCTCCGAAGCGATGTCATCCAAGTCACGGCGCAGAGAGCTGATGAAGCTATCAAAATGAGAGTCAGGGCTGTTGGTGCTGGTGATGGAGCTGGGACTCCGCTGCTGGAGTAGCTCCCAGGCGGTCTCCAGGGCCTTGTGATGTTGTTCCATGAAACGTACCTACAGGACAGTGAGGCAGCAGCGTCAGGCAACACTGCAAAACCATGGAGGGCCTTCATTAGTCAGTGGAGGTAGGTCTGGGCATCTGGCTCGTGGTCTGTCTGCGCAAAGGCACACGTGAAGTTGGGCTCTTCCTGAAGCTGCACAAACTGTGGTCTGGTAGTTCATCAACCAGGACACTGAAGGAAAACATACTTGAAAGATCATAGAGGAAGGGtccacacacacaagacacagatCCGTAAAGGGAACCCCTGGATATTCTAGGGACTTTGACGTGATCCTGACTCCCCAAAATACAGTGCACACTGCAAAATCACTCTGCAGCAGtgggtttgggggggggttctttgttttggtttggtttggttttggttttggttttggtttttggttgttttttgagacaaagtttctctgtgtagctttggagccggtcctggaactcactctgtagcccaggctggcctcgaactcacagagatctacctgcctctgcctcccaagtgccaggattaaaggcgtgtgccactaccgcccagcagttttttgtttgtttgtttgttgtttgttttttaatcacagaaTCCATGGCCACTGAAGCGCTCCAGGCCACGAGCATTGAGAACTGCCCCTAGTTGACATGACCATTGGCACAACATCACTTCTCTTCAGCTTAGAGGGGAAACAGCCCCAGGTAAGCTATACCACGTTAGAGTGAGTCACAAAGTGGGCCAGAACCTTCTGTACTAGGTTGAGTAGAGGTACAAAGGGCACCGGCTTCCCACAGCCCCCTGAAGCTAGGGCTCAACTTAGAACTCTCTAAATCCTCGTGGACACCAGCCCCGTTTGCTGGCGCAGCAGGACAGAGGGAAAAGCCTCAAAGGGCAGCTGACATCCCCAATGCTTTGTTTCTAGGTCAGACCCTTCATGGCCAGTGATGCCCTGGGCTCCAGCTCTGCAGGCCCAGACC
Coding sequences within it:
- the LOC118596759 gene encoding keratin, type II cytoskeletal 3-like — protein: MELLAMSRQVCKTPGVGSQGFSSWSAVEFASTRKNYVARSGAASVRAYGIRSRAPAFGSGILYGLGGNRNLSTSVAAGGFQIGGFGGVQESFGAGSGNGFGGGRGMGGGTGKPGVFGPAGVFSRPRISGSGGIQEVTSNKSLLQPLLAETDPQAVEIKVKEYEETKALNDRLASFLGKVRFMEQHHKALETAWELLQQRSPSSITSTNSPDSHFDSFISSLRRDLDDIASEIGHLDLELRDVQSTVADYAKKYEGEINKRKAAEKDFVTLKEDVDSAHQAKMKLQANVYILIKEINFLRHLFEEASQSQNGVSDTSVVLSMDKNYSLDLHSIIFGIRTQFEGIAQRDKVEAELLYQTKLGELQTTAGRHANDLRSIKGQMTDINRVIQRLQEEMENAKKQNEKLSKSLMKAKQCGETATRDANTKLQDSQAALKKGKDDLAGLQRDYNELLDATVNLDMEIAAYHQLLEGAEYR